In the Arachis ipaensis cultivar K30076 chromosome B10, Araip1.1, whole genome shotgun sequence genome, one interval contains:
- the LOC107621985 gene encoding uncharacterized protein LOC107621985 has protein sequence MKILCSLPPTLSYFQFSLFMQDPKTDSNTIIRKPWYQRAMEVTSLWKIMSKSTNNTSTNSPLWKTTSMLSKSHQVPTSSTTNSNNYNKNKLRKCSSLKVATSFTRVCLCAPIYSYNEAFRADRVVAPRRSYSYPRSSSSKPLHSARDRISHSARISTDGRRVFRGKSLTDDVLMRRFVIEEEAMMQVRRRNQMELIRRRSMLRRKKLGPSPLSRMVMAHDH, from the exons ATGAAAATACTTTGCTCTCTTCCTCCAACTCTCTCATACTTTCAGTTCTCTTTGTTCATGCAAGATCCAAAGACTGATTCCAACACAATAATAAG AAAGCCGTGGTATCAACGTGCAATGGAGGTCACTAGTCTATGGAAAATAATGTCCAAATCAACAAACAATACTAGTACTAATTCACCTTTATGGAAGACAACATCAATGCTATCAAAATCGCATCAAGTTCCTACATCATCCACCACCAATAGCAATAACTACAACAAGAATAAACTAAGAAAATGCTCATCCCTTAAAGTGGCAACCTCGTTTACAAGAGTGTGCCTTTGTGCGCCTATATACTCCTACAACGAAGCCTTTAGAGCGGATCGTGTTGTTGCCCCTAGAAGAAGTTACAGCTATCCAAGATCGTCGTCCTCCAAGCCGTTACATAGCGCTCGAGACCGGATTTCGCATAGCGCGAGGATTAGTACCGACGGAAGGAGGGTGTTTAGGGGTAAATCATTAACAGATGATGTTCTTATGAGGAGGTTTGTGATTGAGGAAGAAGCAATGATGCAAGTTAGGAGAAGGAACCAAATGGAATTAATTAGGAGGAGGAGTATGTTGAGGAGAAAGAAGCTTGGGCCTAGTCCACTTAGTAGAATGGTTATGGCACATGATCATTGA